A single region of the Ziziphus jujuba cultivar Dongzao chromosome 10, ASM3175591v1 genome encodes:
- the LOC107411462 gene encoding uncharacterized protein LOC107411462: MVSRRNEAKVEFEADPATWAASEEKIFIRLMVKEVQKGNRSSTTFTRKGWKNIEQEFCDRTCKRYNNSQFRNKFNQLRTRYHDFSKLLKEPGFSWDPMLNNVSASESVWESFIKANKKAKRFRKKGCAMFNDLGIIYGNLAVQCKGVFPLSQYPLVNEDHMDVEDSSTNATPSAFLDVDSNDNKDYTLQNTRGQRSPTPTSHVGGKMDTRAGKIGDALKEWADAMQETNITPPTSKRVDTSLRYSAFSITNCVKCLESIEGVDGGTYIKAIKMFKDADWREMFMAMSAERRLLWLNSLE, encoded by the exons ATGGTGTCCAGACGGAATGAAGCTAAAGTTGAATTTGAGGCTGACCCTGCTACTTGGGCAGCCAGTGAGGAGAAAATTTTCATTCGGTTAATGGTAAAAGAGGTTCAGAAAGGAAACAGATCCAGCACAACCTTTACAAGGAAAGGTTGGAAAAATATAGAGCAAGAATTCTGTGATCGAACATGCAAGAGGTATAACAATTCTCAATTCAGAAATAAATTTAACCAACTGAGGACACGTTATCATGATTTCAGTAAGCTATTGAAAGAACCTGGGTTTAGCTGGGACCCCATGCTCAACAATGTCTCAGCCTCCGAGAGTGTCTGGGAGTCATTTATAAAG GCCAACAAGAAGGCTAAAAGATTCCGGAAAAAGGGTTGTGCTATGTTTAATGATTTGGGGATTATCTATGGCAATCTAGCTGTGCAGTgcaaaggtgttttcccactgTCTCAGTATCCCTTGGTCAATGAAGATCACATGGATGTAGAAGATTCATCAACAAATGCCACTCCATCTGCTTTCCTGGATGTTGATAGCAATGATAATAAAGATTATACTTTGCAAAACACAAGAGGGCAGCGATCTCCCACTCCAACAAGCCATGTTGGAGGGAAGATGGACACAAGGGCAGGAAAGATAGGAGACGCTCTGAAGGAATGGGCTGACGCTATGCAGGAAACAAACATAACGCCACCAACCTCGAAAAGAGTCGACACATCCCTACGATACAGTGCATTTTCCATAACCAATTGTGTCAAGTGTCTGGAGTCAATTGAAGGTGTCGATGGTGGTACCTACATAAAGGCAATTAAGATGTTTAAAGATGCGGACTGGAGGGAGATGTTTATGGCAATGTCAGCTGAGCGAAGATTACTTTGGTTGAATAGCTTAGAGTGA
- the LOC107411477 gene encoding ruBisCO large subunit-binding protein subunit alpha, which yields MASANAISSASILCSPKQSLTRRVNQQKSNRLNYKQSSGRFVVRANAKDIAFDQNSRAALQSGIDKLADAVGLTLGPRGRNVVLDEFGSPKVVNDGVTIARAIELPDPMENAGAALIREVASKTNDSAGDGTTTASVLAREIIKLGLLSVTSGANPVSLKRGIDKTVQGLVEELEKKSRAVKGRDDIKAVATISAGNDELIGTMIADAIDKVGPDGVLSIESSSSFETTVAVEEGMEIDRGYISPQFVTNPEKLIAEFENARVLVTDQKISAIKDIIPLLEKTTQLRAPLLIVAEDVTGEALATLVVNKLRGILNVAAIKAPGFGERRKALLQDIAILTGAEFQASDLGLLVENTSVEQLGLARKVTISKDSTTLIADAASKDELQARIAQLKKELFETDSVYDSEKLAERIAKLSGGVAVIKVGAATETELEDRKLRIEDAKNATFAAIEEGIVPGGGTAFVHLSSSVPAIKDRLEDADERLGADIVQKALVAPASLIAQNAGIEGEVVVEKIKVGEWEVGYNAMTDKYENLVEAGVIDPAKVTRCALQNAASVAGMVLTTQAIVVEKPKPKAPVAVPQPGQLVV from the exons ATGGCGTCCGCCAATGCTATTTCCTCTGCATCTATTCTCTGCTCCCCCAAGCAG AGCTTGACGAGGAGGGTTAATCAACAGAAGAGTAATAGGCTTAACTACAAGCAATCCAGCGGGCGGTTTGTTGTAAGGGCCAATGCAAAGGATATTGCTTTTGACCAGAACTCGAGAGCCGCACTTCAGAGCGGCATTGATAAGCTTGCCGATGCTGTTGGCCTTACTCTTGGTCCTAGGG GGAGAAATGTCGTCTTGGATGAATTTGGAAGTCCTAAAGTAGTTAATGATGGAGTAACAATAGCTCGGGCTATTGAGCTGCCTGATCCAATGGAAAATGCTGGTGCAGCTCTCATAAGGGAG GTTGCTAGTAAGACAAACGACTCTGCTGGAGATGGGACAACAACTGCATCAGTTCTTGCAAGGGAAATAATCAAGCTAGGGCTTTTAAGTGTAACTTCTGGTGCAAATCCTGTGTCACTAAAGAGGGGGATTGACAAAACTGTACAGGGGTTAGTAGAAGAGCTAGAGAAGAAGTCTAGGGCTGTAAAAGGACGCGATGATATCAAAG CTGTTGCTACCATTTCTGCTGGGAATGATGAACTTATTGGAACTATGATTGCTGATGCTATTGACAAGGTTGGGCCTGATGGTGTTTTGTCCATCGAGTCATCATCGTCATTTGAGACAACTGTTGCAGTAGAAGAAGGAATGGAG ATTGACAGAGGCTATATCTCCCCTCAGTTTGTTACAAACCCTGAGAAATTGATTGCTGAATTTGAAAATGCAAGGGTCTTGGTTACAGATCAGAAGATTTCAGCAATCAAGGACATAATTCCCCTGTTAGAGAAGACCACTCAACTGAGAGCTCCTTTGCTCATTGTTGCTGAGGATGTCACTGGAGAAGCTTTGGCAACTCTTGTTGTCAATAAGTTGCGTGGTATACTTAATGTTGCTGCAATCAAGGCTCCTGGTTTTGGTGAGAGGAGAAAGGCGCTACTCCAAGATATTGCCATTTTGACAG GGGCCGAGTTTCAAGCAAGTGATCTGGGTCTCCTCGTTGAGAACACCTCAGTTGAGCAGCTTGGTTTAGCCAGAAAAGTGACCATCTCCAAGGACTCCACCACCCTTATTGCTGATGCTGCATCAAAAGATGAGTTACAAGCTAGGATTGCACAGCTGAAAAAAGAGTTGTTTGAGACAGATTCTGTTTACGATTCTGAGAAACTAGCTGAGAGAATAGCCAAATTGTCAGGCGGGGTTGCTGTCATAAAGGTAGGTGCTGCTACTGAGACAGAACTTGAGGACCGTAAGCTTCGCATTGAGGATGCCAAGAATGCTACTTTTGCTGCTATTGAGGAAGGGATTGTGCCTGGTGGTGGTACTGCTTTTGTGCATCTCTCTTCTTCTGTCCCTGCAATCAAGGACAGGCTTGAAGATGCAGATGAGCGACTGGGAGCTGACATAGTTCAGAAG GCATTGGTGGCACCAGCATCATTAATAGCTCAAAATGCAGGGATTGAAGGCGAAGTGGTGGTGGAGAAAATAAAAGTGGGTGAATGGGAGGTTGGTTACAATGCAATGACAGACAAGTATGAGAACCTCGTGGAGGCTGGTGTTATTGACCCAGCAAAGGTCACAAGATGTGCCCTGCAGAATGCAGCTTCAGTTGCTGGAATGGTCTTGACCACTCAAGCCATTGTGGTCGAAAAACCGAAGCCCAAGGCACCTGTAGCTGTTCCCCAGCCAGGACAGCTTGTTGTGTGA